A genomic region of Tigriopus californicus strain San Diego chromosome 1, Tcal_SD_v2.1, whole genome shotgun sequence contains the following coding sequences:
- the LOC131889422 gene encoding uncharacterized transmembrane protein DDB_G0289901-like: MKFLSLSVILLGICVLSATALDTNNPQNHGDRDLAPHHRSKRTINIFGMFNRMMRGMFGGGGKKGGKGGKGKGKGRGRGKGKGKGRPSAGYGVPQGRPISSGYGAPQRPQGGYGVPQGPALASGYGPASNNNNNNQVGYNAPQQQQQQPQTQPQGGHGGGSSFGGGGNNIRGNQGFSGGHGSGSGGIGGSIDSYGSPQAPPVGGGGGNTGNIDSYGSPQGAVVGNIRPAQSVSGYVASSGNGAKGQNGGDIVYGQAGVAMAPASLSNTVIKMLPAPNLATAAPAFGNGAGQVSQTSYGQNNQATSFNSGGSLGGSISPSNLGSASPAQDSYGIPQGTVLGSNGGSFSSSGTASGGNNVIQNNGGSVTFPASDSYGISQGNSIGGSAQGTIIAQGNSFSTGNGGASFTNSVSNGGASAPDSYGIPQGNVVGGSSLGTTNTQGNSLTSGTGNTFSSLGSTGSVGGSGESAPDSYGIPQGNAIGSSQGSFNGQGTSLSSGFSGTGNTFTPSGSTNNNFQSTQGNSVTSSGTGTGNTFSSTGSVSVSLSGNTGNSAVSAPDSYGIPQGNVISSAGADSTLVGTSVGGNGVSSTTNFVNSINDNDLDSTTPDFATTVNPFTGSTSGVNSASQSGSLPAVQAPDSYGLPQGEPVNSNNETPVTDILSDDLTFAGSPSINPRTNPLDNAVLINRPINNPASNFNTNNNVNTNTFNNNPSTLLSGTTQNGGGGGAVSFGNAQTSNANSNTNSNFQSIVTNSNAGSVTNSNAGSLTNSNSGSVTTSNNVINQPVGPSSGFNFNRPSSVSSSNNLINNNNNKNNINANTNNRKKSNNNNNRQVTTNRQSQSQSSSRDEAPIGELVSTEIEDSTTDISERPPIVIDLSNGNNEVDLTNGVKDTGSTIGDVDLTGKTTTSVPTLSATDDAEEVDNPFAGYDDIDENYDEYDYITDEEDILDPFAGIPGLDPDAPGTVVTQSGQTTEPTNFDELPSYTGNRNNNNNNNNANANSNNQQTSNLVQNQNQSPGLAIGIRTQNNALFDATLYDDEIAFLEEYESGDELSDQAEPPTANSADKVGLRTGKKTSVKATTKFEPAEYLEEYDDDLYEYDDQILGGGGLDDDRDTEFISVPLKIEEIGNLSNRPGDPTVILAGSPPEDEEDDLRITTFKPQLLSIRGRGNNRKPLVVRRTKKRVEDIPHAAFHAFLVEPPNGAPKTNNQKKRGVDWSEKLRERKRQKIWRQFRLN; encoded by the exons ATGAAATTTCTCAGTCTCAGTGTGATATTACTGGGCATTTGTGTGCTCTCAGCCACGGCTCTCGATACCAATAATCCGCAAAACCATGGAGACAGAGACCTTGCTCCCCATCACCGGTCAAAACGGACAATCAATATTTTCGGCATGTTCAACAGGATGATGAGGGGCATGTTCGGCGGCGGCGGTAAGAAAGGAGGCAAAGGCGGCAAAGGAAAAGGCAAAGGTCGGGGCCGgggcaaaggcaaaggcaaaggcaGGCCTTCTGCCGGCTATGGGGTCCCACAAGGAAGGCCAATCTCCAGTGGTTATGGCGCACCGCAAAGACCACAAGGCGGGTATGGCGTTCCACAAGGTCCAGCTCTGGCCTCTGGTTATGGTCCAgcaagcaacaacaacaacaataatcaAGTGGGCTATAACGCACctcagcagcaacaacaacaacctcaaACTCAACCACAAGGAGGCCATGGAGGAGGTAGCAGCTTTGGAGGCGGTGGTAATAATATAAGAGGGAATCAGGGATTTTCAGGTGGTCACGGGTCTGGGTCTGGTGGTATTGGTGGGTCTATTGACTCTTATGGCTCTCCTCAGGCTCCTCCggtgggaggaggaggaggaaacaCTGGGAATATTGACTCCTATGGCTCACCTCAAGGTGCCGTAGTTGGCAACATCAGACCCGCTCAATCGGTCAGTGGATATGTTGCCTCTAGCGGAAATGGGGCGAAAGGTCAAAATGGTGGGGACATTGTCTACGGCCAAGCGGGTGTGGCTATGGCGCCCGCCAGTTTATCCAACACCGTGATCAAAATGCTCCCAGCTCCTAATCTGGCCACGGCAGCACCTGCCTTTGGCAATGGAGCTGGTCAAGTGTCACAAACGTCTTATGGACAGAATAATCAAGCTACTAGTTTCAATAGTGGTGGCAGTTTGGGTGGGTCTATTTCTCCTTCCAACCTTGGCTCTGCCTCTCCAGCTCAAGATTCATACGGCATTCCTCAAGGCACTGTTCTCGGCTCCAATGGTGGTTCTTTCTCCTCAAGTGGCACAGCTTCGGGTGGCAATAACGtaattcaaaacaatggcGGTTCGGTTACCTTTCCAGCTTCTGATTCCTATGGAATCTCGCAGGGTAATTCTATTGGTGGGTCTGCACAAGGTACAATCATTGCACAAGGGAACAGTTTCTCAACAGGCAATGGTGGAGCCTCTTTCACAAACTCTGTGTCTAATGGGGGTGCATCTGCACCCGATTCCTATGGAATTCCCCAAGGCAACGTGGTGGGAGGATCCTCTCTAGGGACAACAAATACACAAGGAAATAGCTTAACATCTGGTACTGGGAACACGTTTTCGTCTTTGGGTTCCACAGGATCGGTTGGTGGCTCAGGTGAGTCAGCACCCGATTCATATGGTATCCCTCAAGGAAATGCCATTGGATCGTCCCAAGGCTCATTCAACGGCCAAGGTACTAGCTTATCATCGGGCTTCAGTGGGACGGGGAATACATTCACACCCTCAGGTTCCACGAACAATAATTTTCAATCCACACAAGGAAATTCGGTTACATCATCGGGAACTGGAACAGGAAACACGTTTTCGTCAACAGGTTCGGTTTCTGTCTCTTTGAGTGGTAATACTGGGAATAGTGCTGTATCAGCACCAGACTCTTACGGAATCCCTCAGGGGAACGTGATCTCTTCTGCGGGTGCTGACTCTACTCTAGTGGGCACAAGTGTCGGTGGTAACGGTGTGAGCAGCACGACGAACTTTGTGAATAGTATAAATGACAATGATCTTGATTCGACCACACCAGACTTCGCTACGACCGTCAACCCCTTCACTGGCTCGACCTCTGGTGTAAATAGTGCTTCGCAAAGTGGATCGTTGCCTGCGGTCCAGGCACCAGACTCATATGGACTTCCCCAAGGGGAACCAGTTAATAGTAATAATGAAACTCCTGTTACAGACATCCTCTCCGATGATTTGACGTTTGCTGGCTCTCCCTCTATCAATCCCCGAACAAACCCTTTGGATAATGCCGTGCTCATCAATCGGCCCATTAATAACCCTGCCTCTAATTTCAATACCAACAACAACGTCAATACCAATACCTTTAATAACAACCCGTCTACTTTGTTATCCGGAACCACTCaaaatggaggaggaggaggagccgTGTCCTTTGGCAACGCCCAGACATCGAATGCGAACTCAAACACtaattccaattttcaatcaattgttACGAACTCCAATGCTGGCTCGGTGACAAACTCCAATGCTGGCTCGTTGACAAACTCCAATAGTGGCTCAGTGACAACCTCCAATAATGTGATCAATCAGCCTGTTGGTCCCTCCAGTGGATTCAACTTTAACCGCCCTAGCTCGGTCTCTTCATCCAATAATCTtattaacaacaacaataataaaaataatatCAATGCCAACACCAACAACCGCAAGAAGagtaacaataacaacaacagacAAGTCACTACCAATCgacaaagccaaagccaatCAAGCTCAAGGGACGAGGCTCCAATCGGCGAACTAGTCAGCACCGAGATTGAAG ATTCCACGACAGACATATCAGAGAGACCACCCATTGTCATTGATCTGAGTAACGGCAACAACGAAGTCGATCTCACCAATGGTGTCAAAGACACAGGATCCACCATCGGCGATGTTGATTTAACGGGCAAGACCACGACCTCTGTGCCTACCTTAAGTGCGACCGATGATGCAGAGGAGGTAGACAACCCATTTGCTGGCTATGACGATATTGATGAGAACTACGATGAGTACGATTACATCACGGATGAAGAAGACATCCTTGATCCATTCGCAGGGATCCCAGGGTTGGATCCCGATGCCCCTGGCACTGTTGTCACACAATCCGGCCAGACCACTGAGCCTACCAATTTCGACGAATTACCCAGTTACACGGGCAAccggaacaacaacaacaacaacaacaacgccaACGCGAACTCGAACAATCAGCAGACCTCAAATCTGGTGCAGAACCAAAACCAGTCGCCCGGTCTAGCCATTGGGATTCGAACCCAAAACAATGCCTTGTTTGATGCTACCTTGTACGATGATGAAATTGCCTTCTTAGAGGAGTACGAGTCGGGTGATGAGTTGAGTGATCAAGCAGAACCGCCCACAGCCAACAGTGCGGACAAGGTTGGATTAAGGACAGGCAAGAAGACTTCGGTCAAAGCCACCACCAAATTCGAGCCTGCCGAGTACTTGGAGGAATATGATGATGACCTGTACGAGTATGACGACCAAATCTTGGGTGGCGGTGGACTCGACGACGATCGGGACACTGAGTTCATCTCTGTCCCGTTAAAGATCgaggaaattggaaatttgagtAACCGACCCGGTGACCCTACCGTGATTCTTGCGGGCTCGCCCcctgaagatgaagaagacgacCTTCGCATTACCACGTTCAAGCCTCAATTACTCTCCATCCGAGGGCGGGGCAATAATCGGAAGCCCTTGGTGGTGAGGCGAACCAAGAAACGAGTTGAAGACATTCCCCATGCTGCTTTCCACGCTTTCCTTGTCGAGCCTCCCAATGGAGCGCCCAAGACCAATAATCAAAAGAAACGAGGCGTTGACTGGTCGGAAAAGCTACGGGAAAGGAAGCGCCAGAAGATCTGGCGCCAATTCAGGCTCAACTAA